The stretch of DNA CTATTCGACACTTTTGAATTTTCATTTCTGAAGAATCCGAGAAACGGAGCCTTTTATCGTCCCGAGGGTGAAGGGCTTATACAGGAGTTCTCCCTTCATGCCTCTGATGTTCTGTTCCGTTTTCTGCTCCGTCTCATAAGCCGTCATGGCGATGACCTTCATTTCAGGGCTTATCTTTTTGGCGACCCTCAGTATCTCTACGCCGCTGATGTCGGGAAGCCTGAGGTCCGTGATGATCAGGTCATACCGGTTGAGGGAGAGCTTCTCGATTGCTTCCAGGCCCGAAGAGGCGGAATCTACCATATACCCGTCTTCCTGCAGCGAATGGATGAGAGCAATTCTGATCAGTTTTTCATCATCTATGAGAAGTATCCTTTGCTGCATCTCTACTGCTCAAATGATTCCAAGCTAGATGCAAAATCTCTACCACATGCATCTTCTCATCATGTAGCGGTTCTTTTTTGATGATAGGCTGGATTAAATTCGTTTAATTTTGCGGGAAAAAACACTCTTTAAGTGTTTTATGGCATTATTTGATCCCTATTTCCTCATCGGTGAGATAGCAGGCAGGGTCCTCCATCCAGGGGTCTTTGTAAATCGCGTATGCCCTGGCCCTCATGCTTCCGCCGCAGGCATCCTTCCAGATGCACTTTCCGCATCTTCCCTTAAGAATCCCTTTCCTGTTCTTGAGCCCTGCCATGAGTGGGTCGCCGACATCCATCCAGATCTCGCTGAATTTCCTGTCACGGACGTTCCCGAGCGTGTAAGACATCCAGAACTGATCCGGGTGGACATTCCCAAGAAAATCGATGCATCCGATTCCAACTCCGGAACTGTATGTTCCCCCTCCATTCCACTTCAGGAGTTTCATGACCTTTTCGGCTCGCTCTGGATCCTCCTCACGAAGCTTGAAGTAGAGATAGACCCCATCGCAGTGGTTATCCACTGTCAGGATCTCTCTGTTCAATCCTCTCCTGCAGAAATCTGCCGTCCTCTCGATGATTATGTCCATGGCTTCTCTGCTCTGGCCGTGCGTCAGATCATCCTCGAGCATACTCGTTCCCCTGCCCGAATAGACGAGATGATAGAAGC from Acidobacteriota bacterium encodes:
- a CDS encoding response regulator, encoding MQQRILLIDDEKLIRIALIHSLQEDGYMVDSASSGLEAIEKLSLNRYDLIITDLRLPDISGVEILRVAKKISPEMKVIAMTAYETEQKTEQNIRGMKGELLYKPFTLGTIKGSVSRILQK